The following is a genomic window from Paralichthys olivaceus isolate ysfri-2021 chromosome 3, ASM2471397v2, whole genome shotgun sequence.
GGAGCCGGCTCACCCTGCAGAGGAGGTCAAGGAGGAGGACCGGGGGCGAGTCAGGGGAGAAAAGTGGGACTGAAAGCAGCCAGAACAGCATTCCGGCTCCGGAGAAGAGACTGACCCTGCAGCGGAGGACAAGGACCCCCTCCATGGATAAAAGCGCCCAGGGGCAGCGTGGGCTCAGCGGCGCTGGTGTGCAGCCACCGCCGAAAGTCCTGGGTGAACCAAACGGCAGGACCCCGAGTTTGTTCAGGTCTGCGAGTGTGAGAGAAGCTGCCTCCAAGAGTAAAAGCAGAGACACTCATGTGGAAACCCAGGGCAGGCTGGCACACAGCAAGACACCCTCCGCTTCATCTTCCTCCACAAGACAGCTGGAGGACCAGGCCCAAACATTTAAAACCCCCACAAAAAAGACATCGTTTGAGAAGATCGCAGCCAGGAGGGACGTGTTCGAGAGACTGGCAGGAAAAGAAGTCCCTAGAGTAGCGGTCAAGTCTGCAAGTCTAGAAAGACCCAAGTCTCGAATGCAACAAGCTCAAGACAGTAAACCTGCGCCAGCTCCTCGGGTCAGCAAGGCGTCCGCAGGTGTGCACAGGCCCAACCCTGCGCCACAGGTGATCAGGACATCCAGCTCCGACCAGAGGGGAGACGTGACCCAGGCCAGGACCTCCacccctgctcctgctccaacAAGAACCGAGCAGCCCCTGTCTCGACCCAGTGAggctgtgaagcagcaggattcattaaagatggaggacagtgCAGTGACTGTGGCTGTCCGTGTCAGGCCTTTCAGTGCCCGGTAGGTAACACACTGCTCACCCGATCAGTCTGCAGGTAACAGTGTGGTTTATTTAAAAGTAACTGCTTCCTCTTCTGGACACCAGGATATACAACTAATGATAAACCAAGGTGCAGTTAAATCAGGTCTCATTTGGTTCAACTGTTTATCCTGGACAAGCAAAGACATTGCTCAGAAAAGGGAGTTGAACAACTTAAAGGAATATATAGAAATGTTCTCagcatcaaataaaaactaGGCTCATTCTCTCAATGACTACTTCATTTAATCCACTGGTTAAttggcagaaaaaaaactgaagcagCTATTTTGATTATAGATTCATATCTAGTAATTTTTCAAGCAGCTATGCTTGTACTTGAAGCTTTAATTATAATGAAATATTTCTAATGTTACTTTATACGCAGATTGTATGGAATCTACTTATTATTCACATGTTTAGCTTGTGGAAGTGCTCAGTTTTAAATCCCTTTCTGCAATCATGTTTTTGAATATTTCTAATCTTTAAACAGGGAGAAGGCAGAGAAGGCATCGCAGGTCATTTTCATGAATGGCCAGGAGACCGTTGTCCAACACCCTGAGTCCAAACAGAGCTACTCCTTTACCTATGACTTCTCTTTGTGCTCGGTGGATGAGAGCGAGTCCACATTTGCCAGCCAGCAGATGGTGTACGAGACACTGGCTAAACCTCTGCTACTAAGGGCCTTCGAAGGATTCAACACCTGTCTGTTTGCTTATGGTCAAACCGGCTCTGGAAAATCGTACACGTgagtatttttctgttttttacacTCATCCTTTTCCCATTGAGTCACTCTCTTCTCATCCACTCACTTCTACACAATGAATCATGATCAACTGACAGTTTGAATTGTTTAAAATTGTTTCCTTGCAGGATGATGGGCTTTGGAGAAGAAGCAGGGGTTATCCCACGGTTCTGTCGTGAGCTTTTTTCTAGAGTGACCTCAATCGAAAATAAAGAGGTAAAATGTaaaagcatttattttgttttctaacGCTCGACTGAATGAACTAGAGCCCTAAAAGACTTAAATGTTTACAATACTTCCATGAATTATCAAATGAGACGTTTGACTTGTTATGTTTCAGGTCAAATGTCATGTAGAGATGAGCTATTTTGAAGTTTACAATGAGAAGATCCACGACCTCCTGGTTACCAGAGATGATCCAAACCAAAGGAGGATGCCTGTGAGTAATTTGCAGTTGATAACTCAGTTTTGTTGTCCAACTTTGTGTGGAAAGTACTTTGTCTGTCTAGATAACATTGAACATCTTCTAGATCATATCTCAGATGTGCATTAAGTCTTTGATTTAtaagaaaatatgaattattctaGATAAAACCTAGTTGATTTGTGTTTCCAGCTGCGGGTGAGAGAACATCCCGTCCATGGTCCCTACGTTGCTGAACTTTCTACGTAAGAAACACTTATTACTCTTTGTATAACACAATAAGAACATTATTGAATGGCGTCATTATCAGAATTGCTCACTTTGTTATTTCTTCACAGGAATGTTGTGAGCTCTTACAATGACATCCAGGTGGGTTTGAAACTTATCAACTTACCAAGATACATGTTGCTCTTATGAACCACGTTGAATTATTAAGCGAGTCAAGGTTCGATGTTACAGATATcaatgtctgtgcatgtgcactTGAAGATTAAGCTTTTCAGAGATACAGTATATTCAAAGGGtaacatggaaaataaaacatactgCTGATATCACTTGAGAGATTCACGCTGTTTTGTTTTAGGGTTGGCTGGAGCTCGGCAACAAGCAGAGAGCCACAGCAGCTACAGGAATGAACGACAAGAGCTCCAGATCTCACTCCGTCTTCACCCTGGTTATGACCCAGACCAAAGTATGACCTGTGGACTTATCTGTATCATCACCTATTGCACAACAAAATAGTTTAAgtctgaaaatattttatataattgcAAATAATTCATCAGAGACACACTGATAAATTTGGGCTGTTGAATGTGACACAGGtaatgagtttgtgtttgtgtgcagactGAGTTTGTGGAGGATGAGGAACATGACCACAGCATCACCAGCAGGATCAACCTGGTGGACTTGGCAGGCAGCGAACGCTGTAAATCGGCTCAGACGAGTGGAGATCGACTCAGGGTACAAACACAGACGCACTGAGCTTTGGCTTTGTTGAAGATTCTATCCTATTAAAAACTATGCATTTTCTGTGTCATTATAGGAGGGCGCTAGCATTAACAAATCCCTGCTCACCCTTGGAAAGGtcatctctgctctgtctgaGCAAGCACTGACCAGGAAGAAGGTCTTCACACCGTACAGGGAGTCTGTCCTCACATGGTGAGAGATCAGGACGCTTGTGCGCACACTATTTTTGTATACTCTCATAATTAAGAGAACATTAGAAGCATGAAGTCAATGTTGTTTCCCACTTTCATACTGTACAAAACTTGTGTGGGATTATTTCTACATCCAAGAAGGAGTTAAAAAGAAGAATTCTTACAAATAAAGATGTTCACAATACtggaaaaatctaaataaatacaataaattaaattaataataataataataataaattgggGAGCATATAGACATTGTTATAACTGTATTGAAAATACATTGTTGCACAGGTCTTTgaagaaatatacattttaatttgatcctGACCCGGGTTGTTCTTCTGCAGGCTGTTAAAAGAAAGCCTCGGGGGAAACTCTAAGACAGCCATGATCGCCACACTGAGTCCAGCAGGCAGCAATGTGGAGGAAAGTCTAAGCACCCTCCGCTATGCCCAGCAGGCCCGGACAATCATCAATGTTGCCAAGGTCAATGAAGACACCAGTGCAAAGCTCATCAGAGGTGAGAAACCGAGAAAGCTTTTGTTAAAACTGTTATATGCCTTTAAACCTGTTTACTTATCTACACCCACCGTGTAATAATAGATCATTTTAATATGTCTTATCACTATATTTGTTTGAGAACTTGTCCATTCATGCAGggaatatattaaatataaataaatagatacatTTATAGGTGGATGTGACCTTTGTGATAACACCGGAGGATGTgggatgcgtgtgtgtgtaacaccTTTCTCCCTTGAGAAAACAATTTTCAACTCAGAGAGAGTTCTTTCTTCTTGCCGTGCACATTCATGGACATTATATTTTTCTGGAGGTCCTGGTTTTTTTGTCAACCTGAAAATCTGCCATCCTACACAGCACACACCTGCATGTCCTTATTCACAAGGAAATGGATTTTCTATGCTTGACTGATGTTTCTACCCAGTTTGCCTCCTAGCATCTGGCAAAAGTATTTGTGCACTGAAAAAAATCTCAGCCGTACAAAATCAAGTTTTAAAGCAACATAGTGCACTTACTAAACAAACCCCTCCTGTTTTCAGTAgcttatttatatatatatacacacacaacttcGATTCAAACAATGTATTCTCTTTTCACTAGCTCCTACTTCATCTGCCTccgtttgtttttgtctcttgttCTCTTTCTATATACATGCACGTCTATCTTACTATTCATGTCTTGCACTTgatcttcttctctctcctctcccacatATACCCTCCTGTCTGCCCATCTATCCATCACCAACTTATGCACTACCCAGTTCAATTAAAGCTTGGCCCTAACCTTGCCTCCAGGCCATATTTATGCACTGTCAGCTGCACATGGCGGCTAACTGTCATGCAAGTATTATTTTTCACGAGATGATTATGCTGCTGTTCCACATTCTCCGCACTAAGGGGAGCTCTTGCTGTGATTTTCTCTCATGTCCGTGTGAGAGACTCTAAGGGACTATGACTTAAACATTACAAATCcagtctgtgttgctgtgtaaaTTGTTGTCTGTAAATGATATTGTTCAGATCTTAAACAAAATCTGAATATTATTTGTTGCCTCTTTTGAAGTCATGCCCTAAAACAAACTGTAAGGACCTTTATGTAACACTGCAATTTGTATTGACAGTATTGGTATTCCTCTAAGTTTATATTTCCTCAGTACTGCTTCATTATATAATTTAGCTGTATGTATTTGGAacaaactgtatgtgtgtgtgtgtgtgttttagagctGAAGGCGGAGGTGGAGAAGCTGCGAGCGGCCCAGATGAGCTCACAGGGGATTGAACCAGAGAGTGTCCGGCTGTTCCTGCAGGAGATCACTGCCCTGAAGACTAAACTCTgtcagcaagagagagagatggtcgAGGCCAACCGGTCAGCATTACTGCAGTCatcatgaatttatttattttattcctttGACCTGACACACTTTGattatcatttttctttttaagagaGAAAGCTGTAGCAGATTtccatgttttaaatgaaagtaaTAACAGTGTTTCTTCATATTCCTTGGCATTTACTGAATTTTCTTTGCACagttcatatattttatttattcatatttacatttctctGTTTGTACAAATGGTAGGGTCCAAAAATGAGAGACCACTTTCTCCATTCACTTGAAGGGGAAAGTTGTTTTCATATAtataggtttttaaaaaaaaatatatatatttaaacatcagCCCTCGAAAATGTGATAGCATTTAAACTCCATAAAACTTAACTTATTTTGTGACAGGGCATGGAGAGAGAAACTGGAACAAGCTGAAATACGCAAACGTGAGGAGACCAAAGAGTTGCAGGTAACAAAACACTGATGCTTTATTTATGATGTAACTTCTCTTTAACTTGCATTGAACTTTGTTTTGGGTGTCACACAATTTGCAAAAAATTGTCAAAGTGAAAGTAATGTGCTCTGAAAACACGAGTAATACATTTTCCTGTGTCGTCATACTAAAAATTTTCTGAGTTAGGAAACATTTCAAACCAGAAAGACAATATCAGTTGTCAACTATGTTCTTGTTCTCCAGAAAGCAGGCGTGACGTTCAAAGTGGACAATCGTCTTCCCAACTTGGTGAACCTGAACGAGGATCCCCAGTTGTCTGAGATGCTTCTCTACATGATCAAAGAGGGTCAAACCACAGTGGGCAAGATCAAGTCTGACTCCAGCCGAGACATTCAGCTGACTGGAGCCCTCATTGCCGACCAGCACTGGTGAGAAAGCGTCACTGTCGGGCTGCGAGAACAGTGGCAACTGGTTGAGTTGGATAAATAGTGTGCACCACTACTATACTATATTAAAAGACAAAGTGCTTATAATAAACTAATGCTGtcactttaaaatgttatttcaatgtttttatcatgtttttatttttagcgtTATAACCAGTATCCATGGTACTGTCAGCATCACACCCATGGAAAGTGCCAAGACCTTTGTTAATGGGAACCTGATCTCAGAGTCCACTGTCCTTCATCATGTGAGTAGATCATGTCAATCATGTCAATCATGTCAATCATACGACCAACCCTTTTGTCCGAGGTGCTTTTATGCATATAATTCACTATTCCCGTCTATGTATTTTAATTCCAGGGTGACAGGGTGATTCTAGGCGGCGACCACTACTTCCGCTTTAACCATCCAGCTGAGGTGCAGTCTGGGAAGCGTGTATCGTGTTGGACAGGCGCAGGCGATGGCCAGaaagattttgaatttgctAAAAATGAACTACTTAAGGCTCAAAGAGCTCAGTGAGTCTAATGACCATTTGGAAAAACCTACCCtgtgtttaatttttttcaaacattttatttcaaggtTACATAATTCCTCTAAAgatatctttgtgtttctcaggCTGGAGGCAGAAATTGAAGAAGCCCATCTGAAGGCGAAAGAGGAGATGATGCAGGGAATCCAGATGGCAAAGGAGGTGGCCCAGAAGGAGCTTTGTGATCAGAGGGCACTTTATGAGGACAGGATTCGTGCCCTGGAGAGAGAGCTGgtacattacatttctgttttttttattatgagctGGAGGGCATCTGGACTGCTAAGTATTACCCATTGGCATGAAACCACAGCTCTGTCCTATGCACTCTTTATACCGTACAGTGTTATGAGGATTCTCCACAAATTCTTATCTGTTCTGTGTGATTGCAGTGATTGAAAGTCAATTTGCTTAAAAGTTTTACCTGTTAACAAATCCTCCTAAATCACAAATTGAAATCAATAGGTGCATTTTCTTTGACCCTGTGTTCTGCATTACATAATCAGTGGTCAAATACTTCTTGTCATGTGTAATTTATGTATATCCCTACACCCTGTCAAGTTGTGCTGCCAGCTTTGAGTAAtggcaaaatgtaatttattcagAACGAGGAGAGTGCGTGGAAACGTCAACAGGAATTAGACCAGCAGAGGGTGGCCAGTCAGATGGCAGAGCTGAAGATGGCCAAGCTGGAGCTGGAACAGAAGGTGGACTCCCACAAGAAACACCTCCGTCTGCACATGGAGGCCCAGGTCAGCACACGGAGCAAAACCTGGGAATGTTTCCTCTTCACTTGGCTCAACTATTTTCAGTTTCAAGGAAGCTGTCTTAGTGCTGGATAGGGATTGTTCCAtgaaaaaacaagtttatttgCTTTATCCCACTGTCAATGTCTATTAGCCTTTCagaatat
Proteins encoded in this region:
- the kif14 gene encoding kinesin-like protein KIF14; the protein is MSLFSVQARKHTAYYDHLMSTARTSGGRGRPAERKTPDTTLEKSGTTIGESACEDSRTSERSRQVNRTYVVSVLSKSGGGQQTPLRSRLTLQRRSRRRTGGESGEKSGTESSQNSIPAPEKRLTLQRRTRTPSMDKSAQGQRGLSGAGVQPPPKVLGEPNGRTPSLFRSASVREAASKSKSRDTHVETQGRLAHSKTPSASSSSTRQLEDQAQTFKTPTKKTSFEKIAARRDVFERLAGKEVPRVAVKSASLERPKSRMQQAQDSKPAPAPRVSKASAGVHRPNPAPQVIRTSSSDQRGDVTQARTSTPAPAPTRTEQPLSRPSEAVKQQDSLKMEDSAVTVAVRVRPFSAREKAEKASQVIFMNGQETVVQHPESKQSYSFTYDFSLCSVDESESTFASQQMVYETLAKPLLLRAFEGFNTCLFAYGQTGSGKSYTMMGFGEEAGVIPRFCRELFSRVTSIENKEVKCHVEMSYFEVYNEKIHDLLVTRDDPNQRRMPLRVREHPVHGPYVAELSTNVVSSYNDIQGWLELGNKQRATAATGMNDKSSRSHSVFTLVMTQTKTEFVEDEEHDHSITSRINLVDLAGSERCKSAQTSGDRLREGASINKSLLTLGKVISALSEQALTRKKVFTPYRESVLTWLLKESLGGNSKTAMIATLSPAGSNVEESLSTLRYAQQARTIINVAKVNEDTSAKLIRELKAEVEKLRAAQMSSQGIEPESVRLFLQEITALKTKLCQQEREMVEANRAWREKLEQAEIRKREETKELQKAGVTFKVDNRLPNLVNLNEDPQLSEMLLYMIKEGQTTVGKIKSDSSRDIQLTGALIADQHCVITSIHGTVSITPMESAKTFVNGNLISESTVLHHGDRVILGGDHYFRFNHPAEVQSGKRVSCWTGAGDGQKDFEFAKNELLKAQRAQLEAEIEEAHLKAKEEMMQGIQMAKEVAQKELCDQRALYEDRIRALERELNEESAWKRQQELDQQRVASQMAELKMAKLELEQKVDSHKKHLRLHMEAQAMEEHRVSQVRIVEALEAEKKKIGRELEEMQKKRALRDIHTPRNVSPHWDAMKMSLMIEEANKISAKLKKNTIFRRHESSDSENLETDGLLQVRVQNTKLGISTFWSLDKFQNNMAAMRELEQGDSTSKDDDVFYDPDDEWEQDISASSASTSSFSRRRSRSLLKSRRISGRLYEIRVHPIQSLHNGSSQSAGLMGVAKPPSTHSSSTDSALPGICKELIGQSVGRLRGCSVTDESMADRLASDLNLVYEAVQTLSDLYDSLDDDSQENVFVCNLVAQTQLVKATTAIESAAFVTMQWLVSVKPVSGFLYTITEELKSQVKKMGGFFQLLIQGCESEITSMVTEARRKSSQCLDAALLALGHLAAVTCMPLNAMELGARAAGKPSMTMCVLKGTNRGIRSLLEESLTITREMLRDAQLAYPRNPVLQSLKSKMLDLARALQSYMHCHISERESDSEEVEEWVEEASASHLKKLRDAATKLFRLNHAITQLHSSLSAALRGKDRDSNLSSSREQISSSAKAVNELIVGLSKEGALTASSQLPCLQSVVTARDALHSALQSLSFPWNEQEAGEGRSSAASDKSTEDDISSKESASTYSAVRNRGESKIVYLHPSKGSPHWV